A genomic stretch from Helianthus annuus cultivar XRQ/B chromosome 1, HanXRQr2.0-SUNRISE, whole genome shotgun sequence includes:
- the LOC110923916 gene encoding uncharacterized protein LOC110923916, whose translation MTDMGNDLAVPRVTEQMREVIAEEVGNAIENSLSGFIDKIQNTVLSVVDGRIKKLEDDANIAKEKSVEHKGCSYKEFMACKPPLYHGEVDPIVCQRWLSDIEGVFERTHCDTSDFVAYGTGQLRGQAKDWWDNKKKEIGSEAAKAMTWEEFKVPFLKHHSPKAVINRIKEDFIQLRQKGESIDKITGIFLDKLRFCDEFVTSEEQKVEIELKKQIERGERRAQEVNPSPTKKPRTTDSSKKQEGKSSTPSCKVCGKGHKGEYRFKDKPCPICGKTGHTAALCPGKVSVCYKCY comes from the exons ATGACGGATATGGGAAATGACTtagcggtgccaagagtcaccgagcaaatgagagaagtgattgccgaGGAAGTAGGAAACGCAATCGAAAATAGCTTATCCGGTTTTATTGATAAGATTCAGAATACGGTATTATCGGTTGTTGATGggagaatcaagaaattggaagatgaTGCTAATATAGCTAAGGAAAAATCTGTAGAGCACAAGGGTTGCTCGTACAAAGAGTTTATGGCATGTAAACCGCCACTCTATCATGGAGAGGTGGATCcgatagtgtgccaaagatggttGAGTGATATTGAAGGGGTGTTCGAGAGAACCCACTGTGATACAAGTGACTTCGTGGCTTATGGCACGGGTCAGCTGAGAGGTcaagcaaaagactggtgggataataagaaaaaggaaatCGGAAGTGAAGCGGCGAAAGcaatgacatgggaggagtttaaggtaccattcctCAAACATCACAGTCCTAAAGCGGTTATCAATCGAATCAAAGAGGATTTTATTCAACTTAGACAGAAAGGCGAATCTATTGATAAGATCACGGGGATCTTTCTTGACAAACTGAGGTTTTGCGATGAATTTGTGACCTCCGAAGAACAGAaggt AGAAATAGAGCTAAAGAAACAAATTGAAAGGGGTGAAAGAAGGGCGCAAGAGGTTAATCCAAGCCCTACGAAAAAGCCACGCACGACTGACTCATCGAAGAAGCAAGAAGGAAAGAGCAGTACGCCAAGTTGTAAAGTATGCGGGAAAGGGCACAAGGGTGAGTACCGGTTTAAGGACAAGCCGTGTCCTATATGTGGGAAGACCGGGCACACGGCTGCGTTGTGCCCGGGGAAAGTGTCGGTGTGCTACAAATGTTATTAA
- the LOC110937716 gene encoding uncharacterized protein LOC110937716 isoform X1, giving the protein MAASISATISIFSPSFPQLQKPMIATIGSPYLRLPSISKAGKVRCSVEDKPLVKPIDDAPPTPEDDLTPQAPCPDEVTPQSPCPGKNSWPELVGKTGEVAAAIVEKENPLVNAIVILDGTPTPRNFSCERVWVWVNTDGVVIRTPVSG; this is encoded by the exons ATGGCGGCATCCATCTCCGCTACCATTTCTATCTTCTCACCATCCTTCCCTCAGCTCCAAAAGCCTATGATCGCCACCATCGGTTCTCCATATCTTC GATTGCCATCGATAAGCAAGGCAGGGAAAGTTAGATGTTCCGTCGAAGATAAGCCTCTTGTCAAACCCATCGATGATGCACCACCAACTCCTGAAGATGACTTGACTCCACAAGCACCCTGTCCAG ATGAGGTGACTCCACAATCACCGTGTCCAG GAAAGAACTCATGGCCGGAGCTTGTAGGGAAAACTGGAGAAGTGGCAGCAGCCATAGTTGAGAAAGAGAATCCACTTGTTAATGCTATCGTGATATTGGATGGAACTCCGACCCCTAGGAATTTTTCGTGCGAACGTGTATGGGTGTGGGTGAACACTGACGGGGTGGTGATTCGAACACCTGTCAGTGGATAA
- the LOC110937716 gene encoding wound-induced proteinase inhibitor 1 isoform X2, whose protein sequence is MAASISATISIFSPSFPQLQKPMIATIGSPYLRLPSISKAGKVRCSVEDKPLVKPIDDAPPTPEDDLTPQAPCPGKNSWPELVGKTGEVAAAIVEKENPLVNAIVILDGTPTPRNFSCERVWVWVNTDGVVIRTPVSG, encoded by the exons ATGGCGGCATCCATCTCCGCTACCATTTCTATCTTCTCACCATCCTTCCCTCAGCTCCAAAAGCCTATGATCGCCACCATCGGTTCTCCATATCTTC GATTGCCATCGATAAGCAAGGCAGGGAAAGTTAGATGTTCCGTCGAAGATAAGCCTCTTGTCAAACCCATCGATGATGCACCACCAACTCCTGAAGATGACTTGACTCCACAAGCACCCTGTCCAG GAAAGAACTCATGGCCGGAGCTTGTAGGGAAAACTGGAGAAGTGGCAGCAGCCATAGTTGAGAAAGAGAATCCACTTGTTAATGCTATCGTGATATTGGATGGAACTCCGACCCCTAGGAATTTTTCGTGCGAACGTGTATGGGTGTGGGTGAACACTGACGGGGTGGTGATTCGAACACCTGTCAGTGGATAA